The Miscanthus floridulus cultivar M001 chromosome 17, ASM1932011v1, whole genome shotgun sequence genome has a window encoding:
- the LOC136517677 gene encoding uncharacterized protein, which yields MWVSASSAPRRRGRHLLLGLASPLLPCSRWPPPPSPTTRRAGSGGGDVQELRSSRRRGRCLGASTWPWRCPGDSIRQGQRPRAQDPAPTPTPRSSHSNVQKHIYLLHLSEPFERPIHDVQIWSWDAFEATGCRNFRMIQKQGSGHFLRKLLLDGRRFPKNASRSTAVSLVNLWNQCHPLNHHHQMKASFGSN from the exons ATGTGGGTGAGTGCGAGCTCAGCTCCGCGGCGGCGCGGCCGCCACCTCCTGCTCGGCCTCGCCTCGCCCTTGCTGCCCTGCTCGCGCTGGCCTCCGCCTCCGAGTCCGACCACAAG GAGAGCAGGATCTGGTGGCGGTGACGTCCAGGAGCTTCGATCTAGCCGTCGGCGAGGGCGGTGTCTAGGAGCTTCGACCTGGCCATGGCGGTGTCCAGGAGACTCGATCCGGCAGGGGCAGCGGCCAAGGGCGCAGGATCCGGCCCCAACTCCAACGCCTCGATCTAGCCACAGCAACGTCCAGAAACACATCTATCTGTTGCATCTTTCTGAGCCCTTTGAGAGGCCCATCCATGACGTCCAGATTTGGAGTTGGGACGCG TTTGAAGCAACGGGCTGTAGGAATTTCAGAATGATTCAGAAACAAGGCA GTGGTCACTTTCTGAGGAAACTTTTGCTGGATGGCAGGAGATTCCCAAAAAATGCATCCCGATCTACAGCAGTTTCTTTGG TTAATCTATGGAACCAGTGCCATCCTctaaatcatcatcatcaaatgaaAGCGAGCTTCGGGAGCAACTAG